A genomic window from Triticum urartu cultivar G1812 chromosome 7, Tu2.1, whole genome shotgun sequence includes:
- the LOC125524035 gene encoding putative disease resistance protein RGA4 — protein sequence MASILDYLVKSCAKKLEAIITDEALLILGVQEDLKQMQRTMTQIQCFLDDAEQRGTQESAVNNWLGELRGAMYYADDIVDLARSEGGKLLLERDPSSSSRKATTCSGLPFLNCISPIQKRHKIGVQIRDFNAQLDKISNLGERFLKLANMQPKPQVLTVKHIRTSHLVEPNLVGKETLHACKSLVELVIAHKGKKPYKVGIVGTGGIGKTTLAQKVYNDRELKGTFINQAWICVSQEYSEISLLKEVLRNFGVPHEQDETVGELSSKLAVAITDKSFFIVLDDVWQPAVWTNLLRTPLHAAATGVILVTTRHDTVAHAIGVEDVHRVELMSADIGWELLWKSMNIDEERDVESLRNIGVEIVHKCGRLPLAIKVTASVLATKEKSEREWRKVAKRSAWSRGNLPTELRGALYLSYDDLPRHLKQCFLYVASYPEDCRMSRDDLIRFWVAEGYVEEHEEQLQEDTAEEYYYELIHRNLLQPDHFYADRSWCKMHDLLRQLAQHISGEESFCGDPQSLGPTTLSKLRHVSVVTNKDYVALPNMDKVMIRARTLLIFSIKRSSVENTIFRRLSCIRVLDLTNSSIQSIPDSIGSLIHLRLLDINDTNTSYLSESIGSLMNLQTLNLERCKALHSLPLAITELCNLRRLGLTSTPINQVPKGIGRLEFLNDLGGFPISGGSDNGKTQDGWKLEELEHLSQLRQLAMINLERATPRTRHSLLADKKYLKRLRLYCRVTYEPDTEDVENIEKVFEQLSPSHNLEYLVIDGFFGRRYPTWLGTTHVSSLVYLTLRDCNSCVHLPSIGQLPSLRYLKIHGAAAVTKIGPEFVSCRGANPTSTDAVVAFPKLETLRIQDMPSWEEWSFVEEGEEDGYVEMRKGGALSPKMQMLPCLKLLILEGCPKLRALPQQLGQEATSLKSLHLKGASCLKVLEDFPFLSEMLVIAGCQVLERVSNLTKLRELRVTGSPNLNLKFVEGLRLQQLWLDAQHLYPVGAGASRAAEET from the coding sequence ATGGCAAGCATACTAGATTATCTTGTCAAATCATGTGCCAAGAAGTTGGAAGCTATCATTACGGATGAGGCACTTCTGATTCTAGGAGTACAAGAAGACCTCAAACAAATGCAGCGAACAATGACCCAGATACAATGCTTTCTCGATGATGCCGAACAAAGGGGAACACAAgagtcagcagttaataactggctTGGTGAGCTGAGAGGTGCTATGTATTATGCCGACGATATTGTCGACTTGGCGAGATCTGAAGGCGGAAAGCTTCTACTGGAACGGGATCCTTCATCGTCATCAAGAAAGGCAACTACATGCAGTGGCCTTCCGTTTCTCAATTGCATCTCTCCTATTCAGAAGCGTCACAAGATTGGTGTTCAAATCCGGGACTTCAATGCTCAACTTGACAAGATTTCAAACTTGGGTGAAAGATTTCTCAAGCTTGCAAATATGCAGCCTAAACCACAAGTTCTGACTGTGAAGCATATAAGAACTAGCCACCTTGTGGAGCCTAATCTTGTGGGAAAGGAAACTTTACACGCTTGCAAAAGTTTGGTTGAACTGGTTATTGCACACAAGGGAAAGAAGCCATACAAGGTTGGTATTGTTGGAACAGGAGGGATTGGGAAGACAACTCTAGCCCAAAAAGTATATAATGACCGGGAATTAAAAGGAACCTTTATCAACCAAGCATGGATATGTGTTTCTCAGGAGTACTCTGAAATATCTCTTTTGAAGGAAGTCCTGCGGAATTTTGGGGTACCCCATGAGCAAGATGAAACTGTGGGAGAGCTCAGCAGCAAGCTTGCAGTCGCCATCACAGATAAAAGTTTCTTCATTGTGTTGGACGATGTTTGGCAGCCTGCGGTCTGGACCAATTTACTGAGAACTCCATTACATGCTGCTGCAACAGGAGTAATTCTAGTGACCACTCGGCATGATACAGTTGCACATGCAATTGGCGTAGAAGATGTGCATCGAGTTGAATTGATGTCAGCAGATATAGGGTGGGAGCTGCTTTGGAAGAGTATGAACATTGATGAAGAAAGAGATGTGGAAAGCCTTCGGAATATAGGGGTAGAAATTGTCCATAAATGTGGCAGACTTCCCCTCGCAATCAAGGTTACTGCTAGTGTTCTAGCAACTAAAGAGAAAAGTGAGAGAGAATGGAGAAAGGTTGCAAAAAGAAGTGCTTGGTCTAGGGGTAATCTTCCTACTGAGCTCAGAGGTGCCCTGTATTTGAGTTATGATGATCTACCACGGCATCTGAAGCAATGTTTCCTCTATGTAGCCTCATATCCAGAAGATTGCCGCATGAGTCGTGATGATCTTATCAGGTTCTGGGTAGCTGAAGGTTATGTGGAGGAGCATGAAGAACAACTTCAAGAAGATACAGCCGAAGAATATTACTATGAGTTGATACATAGGAACCTCCTACAACCAGACCATTTCTATGCAGACCGTAGTTGGTGCAAGATGCATGATCTTTTAAGGCAGCTTGCTCAACATATATCTGGAGAAGAAAGTTTTTGTGGAGATCCACAATCACTGGGGCCTACAACTTTGTCCAAGCTAAGACATGTTTCAGTCGTCACTAACAAGGATTATGTAGCACTGCCCAATATGGACAAAGTGATGATTAGAGCAAGGACACTGTTGATTTTTTCCATCAAGAGATCAAGTGTTGAGAATACAATTTTCAGGAGACTTTCATGCATTCGTGTTTTAGATCTGACTAATTCATCGATTCAAAGCATTCCAGATAGCATTGGAAGTTTGATCCATCTAAGACTGCTTGATATTAATGATACAAACACATCTTATCTTTCGGAGTCCATCGGTTCCCTCATGAACCTTCAGACACTGAACCTGGAAAGGTGCAAAGCTCTGCACAGTCTTCCTTTGGCGATCACTGAATTGTGCAATCTAAGGCGCCTTGGTCTGACTAGTACTCCAATAAATCAGGTTCCAAAAGGTATTGGCAGATTAGAGTTCCTCAATGATTTAGGAGGATTTCCTATTAGTGGTGGAAGTGACAATGGAAAAACACAAGATGGATGGAAGTTGGAAGAGTTGGAACATCTCTCACAGCTAAGGCAGCTTGCTATGATTAACTTGGAAAGAGCAACTCCTCGTACTAGACATTCATTGCTAGCAGACAAGAAATACCTCAAACGTTTGAGACTATATTGCAGAGTTACATATGAACCAGATACAGAAGAtgttgaaaatattgagaaggtcTTTGAGCAGCTAAGCCCTTCACACAACCTAGAATATCTAGTCATTGATGGATTCTTTGGCCGGCGGTATCCCACATGGCTTGGTACCACCCATGTGTCGTCACTTGTATACTTGACACTCAGAGATTGCAATTCATGTGTACATCTTCCATCAATCGGGCAGCTGCCCAGCTTGAGATATCTGAAAATTCATGGAGCAGCAGCAGTTACAAAGATTGGACCCGAATTTGTTAGCTGCAGGGGGGCTAATCCCACATCCACGGATGCAGTTGTTGCTTTCCCCAAGCTTGAAACATTGAGAATTCAGGATATGCCCAGCTGGGAGGAATGGTCCTTTGTTGAAGAAGGGGAAGAGGATGGATATGTTGAGATGCGAAAGGGGGGAGCCTTGTCTCCAAAGATGCAGATGCTGCCATGCTTAAAATTGCTGATACTTGAAGGCTGCCCCAAGCTGAGAGCTCTCCCGCAACAGCTTGGACAGGAGGCAACCAGCTTGAAATCCCTCCATTTAAAAGGAGCAAGCTGCTTGAAGGTGTTGGAGGACTTCCCGTTCCTCTCTGAGATGCTTGTGATCGCTGGATGCCAAGTCCTGGAGAGGGTTTCAAACCTTACTAAACTGAGAGAGCTCCGTGTGACAGGTTCTCCAAACTTGAACCTAAAGTTTGTTGAGGGATTGCGTTTGCAGCAGCTGTGGCTGGATGCACAACATCTCTACCCCGTTGGCGCCGGGGCTTCAAGAGCAGCAGAGGAAACTTAA
- the LOC125520941 gene encoding DEAD-box ATP-dependent RNA helicase 52A-like isoform X2, with the protein MASSDDWGDDAAGGEWTTVTRSGRPSHAGAAGRSPNAKRAAPRPPKPAAPTVGEVGEGLAGLDVEGGGGRAGRLDKYDIPVEVSGDGAPAPADGFEQAGLAEAVLRNVARCGYDHPTPVQRYSIPIVLSGRDLMACAQTGSGKTAAFCLPVVSGLVAAAAAEGGPGGEGGRGDRDAYDYDYRRTARPLALVLAPTRELAAQINEEAKKFAHKTGLKVKVAYGGTSIVQQLRDIEKGADILVATPGRLVDMIERGKISLEAIKYLIMDEADRMLDMGFEPQIRKIVDGMGMPRKSVRQTMLFSATFPPEIQRLASDFLSKYIFITVGRVGSSTDLITQQVEFVTHDEKRTYLIDLLQKQSFTSSDGKPQQPLTLVFVETKREADSLRYWLYNKGFPATAIHGDRTQEERESALRSFKSGLTPVMVATDVVARGLDVPNVAHVINYDLPKSIEDYVHRIGRTGRAGNAGSATAFFTESNHPIAKGLLELMTEAKQNVPTWLEDYAGKPFYGGSSFGGRGRRSNGDGGSSSGGRDYRGGSDYSGYSGGGGGGRSYSGVGGDRYSSGSGGDRYSGGGGGGDRYSGGRSYSGGGGGDRYSGGGGGDCYSGGGGGDRYSGGGGGDRYSGGGGDRYSGGGGGDRYSRGGGDRYSGGGGGGRSFSGAGGGGDSYSGGGGDRSYSGGDSYSGGGGKSYSGGGGGGRYSSGGGSSRASDPPPRYYPSHPMGTSNISASGWD; encoded by the exons ATGGCGTCGTCCGACGACTGGGGCGACGACGCGGCCGGCGGGGAGTGGACCACCGTCACCCGCTCCGGCCGGCCCAGCCACGCCGGCGCGGCCGGGCGCTCCCCCAACGCCAAGCGGGCCGCTCCCCGGCCCCCCAAGCCGGCCGCGCCGACGGTGGGCGAGGTCGGCGAGGGGCTGGCGGGGCTCGACGTCGAGGGCGGCGGGGGCCGGGCCGGGAGGCTGGACAAGTACGACATACCGGTGGAGGTGAGCGGCGACGGCGCGCCCGCGCCGGCGGACGGGTTCGAGCAGGCCGGGCTCGCGGAGGCCGTGCTGCGGAACGTCGCGAGGTGCGGCTACGACCACCCCACGCCCGTGCAGCGCTACTCGATCCCGATAGTGCTGTCCGGGAGGGACCTCATGGCGTGCGCGCAGACCGGGTCCGGGAAGACCGCCGCGTTCTGCCTCCCGGTGGTCAGcgggctggtggcggcggcggcggcggagggagggcCAGGAGGCGAAGGGGGTCGCGGCGACAGGGATGCGTACGACTACGACTACCGCCGCACGGCGAGGCCGCTCGCTCTCGTGCTCGCGCCCACTCGTGAGCTCGCAGCACAG ATTAATGAGGAGGCAAAGAAGTTCGCTCACAAAACTGGACTCAAAGTTAAGGTGGCCTATGGAGGAACTTCAATTGTTCAACAG CTACGTGATATAGAGAAAGGCGCAGATATTCTTGTTGCTACACCCGGGCGCCTTGTGGACATGATTGAAAGAGGAAAGATCTCTCTTGAGGCAATTAAGTACCTGATAATGGACGAGGCTGACAGGATGCTGGATATGGGGTTTGAGCCTCAGATAAGGAAGATTGTTGATGGGATGGGTATGCCACGAAAGTCTGTGAGACAAACTATGCTGTTCAGTGCAACCTTCCCACCAGAAATACAG AGACTGGCTTCAGACTTTTTGTCAAAGTACATATTTATCACTGTTGGGAGGGTGGGTTCAAGTACTGACCTAATTACACAGCAAGTTGAGTTTGTCACTCACGACGAGAAAAGGACCTACCTGATAGATCTCTTACAGAAGCAATCTTTCACTTCATCTGATGGCAAG CCTCAGCAGCCTCTAACATTGGTTTTTGTGGAGACAAAACGAGAAGCTGATTCATTGAGGTATTGGCTATACAACAAAGGTTTCCCTGCAACTGCGATCCATGGTGACAGAACACAAGAG GAGAGGGAAAGCGCACTGAGATCCTTCAAGTCTGGCTTGACCCCTGTCATGGTCGCCACTGATGTTGTCGCGCGAGGCCTGGATGTCCCAAATGTTGCTCATGTCATCAACTACGATCTTCCCAAGAGCATAGAGGATTACGTCCACAGGATTGGAAGAACTGGGAGAGCTGGAAATGCTGGCAGTGCCACCGCCTTCTTCACTGAATCCAACCACCCCATAGCAAAGGGATTACTGGAACTGATGACCGAGGCAAAACAGAATGTTCCTACCTGGCTAGAGGACTATGCAGGGAAGCCATTCTATGGAGGGTCAAGCTTCGGCGGAAGAGGTCGAAGGTCCAATGGCGATGGTGGCAGCAGCTCTGGTGGCAGAGATTATCGCGGTGGCAGCGACTATTCTGGCTACTCtggcggtggtggcggtggcAGGAGCTACTCTGGTGTTGGTGGTGACCGCTACTCCAGTGGCAGCGGTGGTGACCGCTATTCTGGTGGCGGCGGGGGTGGTGACCGCTACTCCGGCGGCAGGAGCTActctggtggtggtggtggtgaccGCTATTCcggtggcggtggtggtgacTGTTACTCcggtggcggtggtggtgaccgctactccggtggcggcggtggtGACCGCTACTCCGGTGGCGGTGGTGACCGCTActccggtggtggtggtggtgaccGCTACTCCCGTGGTGGTGGTGACCGttactccggcggcggcggcggtggcaggaGCTTCTCTGGTGCTGGTGGTGGCGGTGACAGCTACTCGGGCGGTGGCGGAGATAGGAGCTACTCTGGTGGTGACAGCTACTCCGGCGGCGGTGGCAAGAGCTActccggtggtggtggtggtggcagatactCCAGTGGCGGGGGCTCCTCAAGGGCAAGCGATCCACCTCCACGCTACTACCCATCCCACCCCATGGGCACGTCAAACATCAGCGCCTCTGGCTGGGACTAG
- the LOC125520941 gene encoding DEAD-box ATP-dependent RNA helicase 52A-like isoform X1, with protein MASSDDWGDDAAGGEWTTVTRSGRPSHAGAAGRSPNAKRAAPRPPKPAAPTVGEVGEGLAGLDVEGGGGRAGRLDKYDIPVEVSGDGAPAPADGFEQAGLAEAVLRNVARCGYDHPTPVQRYSIPIVLSGRDLMACAQTGSGKTAAFCLPVVSGLVAAAAAEGGPGGEGGRGDRDAYDYDYRRTARPLALVLAPTRELAAQINEEAKKFAHKTGLKVKVAYGGTSIVQQQLRDIEKGADILVATPGRLVDMIERGKISLEAIKYLIMDEADRMLDMGFEPQIRKIVDGMGMPRKSVRQTMLFSATFPPEIQRLASDFLSKYIFITVGRVGSSTDLITQQVEFVTHDEKRTYLIDLLQKQSFTSSDGKPQQPLTLVFVETKREADSLRYWLYNKGFPATAIHGDRTQEERESALRSFKSGLTPVMVATDVVARGLDVPNVAHVINYDLPKSIEDYVHRIGRTGRAGNAGSATAFFTESNHPIAKGLLELMTEAKQNVPTWLEDYAGKPFYGGSSFGGRGRRSNGDGGSSSGGRDYRGGSDYSGYSGGGGGGRSYSGVGGDRYSSGSGGDRYSGGGGGGDRYSGGRSYSGGGGGDRYSGGGGGDCYSGGGGGDRYSGGGGGDRYSGGGGDRYSGGGGGDRYSRGGGDRYSGGGGGGRSFSGAGGGGDSYSGGGGDRSYSGGDSYSGGGGKSYSGGGGGGRYSSGGGSSRASDPPPRYYPSHPMGTSNISASGWD; from the exons ATGGCGTCGTCCGACGACTGGGGCGACGACGCGGCCGGCGGGGAGTGGACCACCGTCACCCGCTCCGGCCGGCCCAGCCACGCCGGCGCGGCCGGGCGCTCCCCCAACGCCAAGCGGGCCGCTCCCCGGCCCCCCAAGCCGGCCGCGCCGACGGTGGGCGAGGTCGGCGAGGGGCTGGCGGGGCTCGACGTCGAGGGCGGCGGGGGCCGGGCCGGGAGGCTGGACAAGTACGACATACCGGTGGAGGTGAGCGGCGACGGCGCGCCCGCGCCGGCGGACGGGTTCGAGCAGGCCGGGCTCGCGGAGGCCGTGCTGCGGAACGTCGCGAGGTGCGGCTACGACCACCCCACGCCCGTGCAGCGCTACTCGATCCCGATAGTGCTGTCCGGGAGGGACCTCATGGCGTGCGCGCAGACCGGGTCCGGGAAGACCGCCGCGTTCTGCCTCCCGGTGGTCAGcgggctggtggcggcggcggcggcggagggagggcCAGGAGGCGAAGGGGGTCGCGGCGACAGGGATGCGTACGACTACGACTACCGCCGCACGGCGAGGCCGCTCGCTCTCGTGCTCGCGCCCACTCGTGAGCTCGCAGCACAG ATTAATGAGGAGGCAAAGAAGTTCGCTCACAAAACTGGACTCAAAGTTAAGGTGGCCTATGGAGGAACTTCAATTGTTCAACAG CAGCTACGTGATATAGAGAAAGGCGCAGATATTCTTGTTGCTACACCCGGGCGCCTTGTGGACATGATTGAAAGAGGAAAGATCTCTCTTGAGGCAATTAAGTACCTGATAATGGACGAGGCTGACAGGATGCTGGATATGGGGTTTGAGCCTCAGATAAGGAAGATTGTTGATGGGATGGGTATGCCACGAAAGTCTGTGAGACAAACTATGCTGTTCAGTGCAACCTTCCCACCAGAAATACAG AGACTGGCTTCAGACTTTTTGTCAAAGTACATATTTATCACTGTTGGGAGGGTGGGTTCAAGTACTGACCTAATTACACAGCAAGTTGAGTTTGTCACTCACGACGAGAAAAGGACCTACCTGATAGATCTCTTACAGAAGCAATCTTTCACTTCATCTGATGGCAAG CCTCAGCAGCCTCTAACATTGGTTTTTGTGGAGACAAAACGAGAAGCTGATTCATTGAGGTATTGGCTATACAACAAAGGTTTCCCTGCAACTGCGATCCATGGTGACAGAACACAAGAG GAGAGGGAAAGCGCACTGAGATCCTTCAAGTCTGGCTTGACCCCTGTCATGGTCGCCACTGATGTTGTCGCGCGAGGCCTGGATGTCCCAAATGTTGCTCATGTCATCAACTACGATCTTCCCAAGAGCATAGAGGATTACGTCCACAGGATTGGAAGAACTGGGAGAGCTGGAAATGCTGGCAGTGCCACCGCCTTCTTCACTGAATCCAACCACCCCATAGCAAAGGGATTACTGGAACTGATGACCGAGGCAAAACAGAATGTTCCTACCTGGCTAGAGGACTATGCAGGGAAGCCATTCTATGGAGGGTCAAGCTTCGGCGGAAGAGGTCGAAGGTCCAATGGCGATGGTGGCAGCAGCTCTGGTGGCAGAGATTATCGCGGTGGCAGCGACTATTCTGGCTACTCtggcggtggtggcggtggcAGGAGCTACTCTGGTGTTGGTGGTGACCGCTACTCCAGTGGCAGCGGTGGTGACCGCTATTCTGGTGGCGGCGGGGGTGGTGACCGCTACTCCGGCGGCAGGAGCTActctggtggtggtggtggtgaccGCTATTCcggtggcggtggtggtgacTGTTACTCcggtggcggtggtggtgaccgctactccggtggcggcggtggtGACCGCTACTCCGGTGGCGGTGGTGACCGCTActccggtggtggtggtggtgaccGCTACTCCCGTGGTGGTGGTGACCGttactccggcggcggcggcggtggcaggaGCTTCTCTGGTGCTGGTGGTGGCGGTGACAGCTACTCGGGCGGTGGCGGAGATAGGAGCTACTCTGGTGGTGACAGCTACTCCGGCGGCGGTGGCAAGAGCTActccggtggtggtggtggtggcagatactCCAGTGGCGGGGGCTCCTCAAGGGCAAGCGATCCACCTCCACGCTACTACCCATCCCACCCCATGGGCACGTCAAACATCAGCGCCTCTGGCTGGGACTAG